One genomic segment of Salinigranum rubrum includes these proteins:
- a CDS encoding DUF7123 family protein, whose amino-acid sequence MSAGSTTARKRDRLERYLRRRAAEGEFYFKSKYIADEVGLSTKEIGALLPDLRRSATAFDLEEWGYANATTWRVVPTGD is encoded by the coding sequence ATGAGCGCGGGGTCGACGACCGCACGGAAGCGTGACCGGCTCGAACGGTACCTCCGCCGCCGGGCCGCCGAGGGCGAGTTCTACTTCAAGAGCAAGTACATCGCCGACGAGGTCGGCCTCTCGACGAAGGAGATCGGCGCGCTCCTCCCCGACCTCCGGCGGTCGGCGACGGCGTTCGACCTCGAAGAGTGGGGGTACGCGAACGCAACGACGTGGCGGGTCGTCCCGACG